A genomic window from Streptomyces sp. WMMC940 includes:
- the gnd gene encoding phosphogluconate dehydrogenase (NAD(+)-dependent, decarboxylating), with product MELGLVGLGKMGGNMRERIRRAGHTVIGYDRNPDLSDVPSLEALVDGLEGPRVVWVMVPAGAATQATIDELAGLLSPGDVVVDGGNSRWTDDERHAVELGIKGIGFVDCGVSGGVWGLENGYALMYGGSEENVAKVQPVFDALKPEGEYGAVHAGKAGAGHFAKMVHNGIEYAMMQAYAEGWELLEKVDSVTDVREVFRSWQEGTVIRSWLLDLAVNALDDDEHLEKIRGYAQDSGEGRWTVEAAIDNAVPLPAITASLFARFASRQDDSPQMKMIAALRNQFGGHAVESN from the coding sequence ATGGAGCTCGGTCTCGTCGGCCTCGGCAAGATGGGCGGCAACATGCGCGAGCGTATCCGCCGCGCAGGCCACACCGTCATCGGTTACGACCGCAACCCGGACCTCTCCGACGTCCCCAGCCTCGAGGCACTCGTGGACGGGCTCGAGGGTCCGCGGGTGGTGTGGGTGATGGTCCCCGCCGGCGCCGCGACCCAGGCCACCATCGACGAGCTGGCCGGGCTGCTGTCGCCCGGTGACGTGGTCGTCGACGGCGGCAACTCCCGCTGGACGGATGACGAGAGGCACGCCGTCGAGCTGGGCATCAAGGGCATCGGCTTCGTCGACTGCGGTGTGTCGGGAGGCGTCTGGGGCCTGGAGAACGGCTATGCGCTGATGTACGGCGGCTCGGAGGAGAACGTCGCCAAGGTGCAGCCGGTCTTCGACGCGCTGAAGCCGGAGGGCGAGTACGGCGCGGTGCACGCGGGCAAGGCCGGCGCCGGGCACTTCGCGAAGATGGTCCACAACGGCATCGAGTACGCCATGATGCAGGCCTACGCCGAGGGCTGGGAGCTGCTGGAGAAGGTGGACTCCGTCACCGATGTGCGCGAGGTCTTCCGCTCGTGGCAGGAGGGCACGGTGATCCGTTCCTGGCTGCTCGACCTCGCGGTCAACGCGCTGGACGACGACGAGCACCTGGAGAAGATCCGCGGTTACGCGCAGGACTCCGGCGAGGGCCGGTGGACCGTGGAAGCCGCGATCGACAACGCGGTGCCGCTTCCGGCGATCACCGCGTCCCTGTTCGCGCGGTTCGCGTCCCGTCAGGACGACTCCCCGCAGATGAAGATGATCGCCGCCCTGCGGAACCAGTTCGGCGGGCACGCGGTCGAGAGCAACTAG
- the rpmH gene encoding 50S ribosomal protein L34, whose translation MSKRTFQPNNRRRAKTHGFRLRMRTRAGRAILASRRSKGRARLSA comes from the coding sequence GTGAGCAAGCGCACCTTCCAGCCGAACAACCGTCGTCGCGCGAAGACCCACGGCTTCCGGCTGCGGATGCGCACCCGTGCCGGCCGCGCGATTCTCGCGTCCCGCCGCAGCAAGGGTCGCGCCCGCCTGTCCGCCTGA
- the dnaA gene encoding chromosomal replication initiator protein DnaA, which produces MADVPADLAAVWPRVLEQLLGEGQQGIEPKDKQWIERCQPLALVADTALLAVPNEWGKRVLEGRLAPLISDTLSRECGRPIRIAITVDDSAAEPVAAPAPPVQQPPRYQGPQHDEPRHGDAYEGYGHRSGDDDGLPSARPAYPEYQQQRPEPGAWPRTQEDLSWQQPRLGGFQERDPYATARPPQPQHDYRSPMPDRGQYDHQRRDRHELPDPGAPRHGGPGVGAPGAPGGSGAPGPLGAQPAPAPGPGEPHARLNPKYLFDTFVIGASNRFAHAAAVAVAEAPAKAYNPLFVYGESGLGKTHLLHAIGHYARSLYPGTRVRYVSSEEFTNEFINSIRDGKGDTFRKRYRDVDILLVDDIQFLASKESTQEEFFHTFNTLHNANKQIVLSSDRPPKQLMTLEDRLRNRFEWGLTTDVQPPELETRIAILRKKAVQEQLNAPPEVLEFIASRISRNIRELEGALIRVTAFASLNRQPVDLGLTEIVLKDLIPGGEDSAPEITASAIMAATADYFGLTVEDLCGSSRSRVLVTARQIAMYLCRELTDLSLPKIGAQFGGRDHTTVMHADRKIRALMAERRSIYNQVTELTNRIKNG; this is translated from the coding sequence GTGGCTGACGTACCTGCCGATCTTGCCGCAGTGTGGCCACGAGTGCTGGAACAGCTTCTCGGAGAAGGCCAGCAGGGCATCGAGCCCAAGGACAAGCAGTGGATCGAACGCTGCCAGCCGCTGGCGCTGGTGGCCGACACCGCTCTCCTCGCCGTCCCCAACGAATGGGGCAAGCGCGTGCTCGAAGGCAGACTGGCGCCCCTGATCAGCGACACCCTCAGCCGCGAATGCGGACGCCCGATCCGGATCGCGATCACCGTCGACGACTCCGCGGCCGAGCCCGTCGCCGCGCCGGCGCCGCCCGTGCAGCAGCCTCCCCGCTACCAGGGTCCGCAGCACGACGAGCCGCGCCACGGTGACGCCTACGAAGGCTACGGCCACCGGTCCGGGGACGACGACGGCCTGCCGAGCGCCCGCCCCGCCTATCCCGAGTACCAGCAGCAGCGCCCTGAGCCCGGCGCCTGGCCGCGCACCCAGGAGGACCTGTCCTGGCAGCAGCCCCGGCTCGGCGGCTTCCAGGAGCGCGACCCCTACGCAACGGCCCGCCCCCCGCAGCCGCAGCACGACTACCGCTCGCCCATGCCCGACCGCGGGCAGTACGACCACCAGCGCCGCGACCGGCACGAGCTCCCGGACCCGGGGGCCCCCCGGCACGGCGGCCCGGGGGTCGGAGCGCCGGGTGCGCCCGGTGGCAGTGGGGCGCCCGGTCCTCTCGGCGCGCAGCCCGCGCCGGCCCCCGGGCCGGGTGAGCCGCACGCCCGGCTGAACCCCAAGTACCTCTTCGACACCTTCGTCATCGGCGCGTCCAACCGGTTCGCCCACGCGGCCGCCGTCGCCGTGGCCGAGGCACCGGCGAAGGCGTACAACCCCCTCTTCGTCTACGGGGAGTCGGGGCTCGGCAAGACCCATCTCCTGCACGCCATCGGGCACTACGCGCGCAGCCTCTACCCCGGCACCCGGGTGCGGTACGTGAGCTCGGAGGAGTTCACCAACGAGTTCATCAACTCGATCCGCGACGGCAAGGGCGACACCTTCCGCAAGCGCTACCGCGACGTGGACATCCTGCTGGTCGACGACATCCAGTTCCTCGCGAGCAAGGAGTCGACGCAGGAGGAGTTCTTCCACACCTTCAACACGCTCCACAACGCCAACAAGCAGATCGTGCTGTCCTCCGACCGGCCGCCCAAGCAGCTGATGACCTTGGAGGACCGGCTGCGGAACCGCTTCGAGTGGGGTCTCACCACCGACGTCCAGCCGCCGGAGCTGGAGACCCGCATCGCGATCCTGCGCAAGAAGGCGGTACAGGAACAGCTCAACGCGCCGCCGGAGGTGCTGGAGTTCATCGCCTCCCGGATCTCGCGGAACATCCGCGAGCTGGAGGGCGCGCTGATCCGGGTCACGGCGTTCGCGAGCCTGAACCGGCAGCCGGTGGACCTCGGCCTCACCGAGATCGTCCTGAAGGACCTCATCCCGGGCGGGGAGGACTCCGCCCCGGAGATCACCGCGAGCGCGATCATGGCGGCGACCGCCGACTACTTCGGGCTGACGGTGGAGGACCTCTGCGGTTCCTCGCGCAGCCGGGTCCTCGTGACCGCGCGTCAGATCGCCATGTACCTGTGCCGGGAGCTCACGGACCTGTCGCTGCCGAAGATCGGTGCGCAGTTCGGTGGGCGTGACCACACGACGGTGATGCACGCGGACCGGAAGATCCGCGCGCTGATGGCCGAGCGACGCTCCATCTACAACCAGGTCACCGAGCTCACCAACCGCATCAAGAACGGCTGA
- a CDS encoding DUF721 domain-containing protein, translated as MSGNEIPPSSGTGPLSGPASNPAPEPSGVDLARVALRAAKEQARARGAAAQEKRQARRGGGLRSGARADGRDPLPLGAAINRLITERGWETPAAVGGVMGRWPQIVGEDLAKHCVPLRYDEDPDERVLTVQCDSTAWATQLRLLAPRLVARLNEDLGQGTVRMIRVLGPGGPARRFGPLRAPGSTGPGDTYG; from the coding sequence ATGAGCGGGAACGAGATTCCGCCGTCGTCCGGGACGGGCCCGCTGTCCGGGCCGGCGTCGAACCCGGCGCCCGAGCCCTCCGGTGTCGATCTCGCACGTGTGGCGCTGCGCGCGGCGAAGGAGCAGGCCCGCGCCCGGGGTGCGGCCGCGCAGGAGAAACGCCAGGCCAGGCGGGGCGGCGGATTGCGGTCCGGGGCCCGTGCGGACGGCCGGGACCCCTTGCCGCTGGGCGCGGCGATCAACCGGTTGATCACGGAGCGGGGCTGGGAGACGCCTGCGGCGGTGGGCGGCGTGATGGGCCGCTGGCCGCAGATCGTGGGCGAGGACCTGGCGAAGCACTGCGTTCCACTGCGGTACGACGAGGATCCGGACGAGCGCGTCCTCACCGTCCAGTGCGACTCGACGGCGTGGGCGACCCAGCTGCGGCTGCTCGCGCCCCGGCTCGTGGCCCGGCTGAACGAGGATCTCGGCCAGGGCACGGTTCGTATGATTAGGGTTCTGGGTCCCGGCGGCCCCGCCCGCCGCTTCGGTCCCCTGCGCGCGCCCGGCAGTACGGGCCCCGGCGACACCTACGGCTGA
- the recF gene encoding DNA replication/repair protein RecF (All proteins in this family for which functions are known are DNA-binding proteins that assist the filamentation of RecA onto DNA for the initiation of recombination or recombinational repair.): protein MHVTHLSLADFRSYARVEVSLEPGVTAFVGANGQGKTNLVEAVGYLATLGSHRVASDAPLVRMGAERAVIRAAVAQGERSQLIELELNPGKANRARINRSSQVRPRDVLGIVRTVLFAPEDLALVKGDPGERRRFLDELITARSPRMAGVRSDYERVLKQRNTLLKSAAMARRHGGRSMDLSTLDVWDQHLARAGAELLARRLDLIATLQPLTDKAYEQLAPGGGPVTLEYRGSAGGGPARSREELCEQLVAALGEARRQEIERGVTLVGPHRDELLLKLGEMPAKGYASHGECWSYALALRLASYDLLRAEGNEPVLVLDDVFAELDARRRERLAELVAPGEQVLVTAAVDDDVPGVLAGARYRVADGVVERV from the coding sequence ATGCATGTCACGCATCTGTCGCTGGCCGACTTCCGCTCGTACGCCCGGGTCGAGGTCTCGCTCGAGCCGGGCGTCACCGCTTTCGTGGGGGCCAACGGGCAGGGCAAGACCAATCTGGTGGAAGCCGTCGGCTATCTCGCGACGCTCGGCAGCCACCGCGTCGCCTCGGACGCGCCGTTGGTGCGGATGGGGGCGGAACGGGCGGTCATCAGGGCCGCGGTCGCCCAGGGGGAGCGGTCACAGCTCATCGAGCTGGAGCTCAACCCGGGGAAGGCGAACCGGGCGCGGATCAATAGATCCTCGCAGGTCAGGCCTCGGGACGTGCTGGGGATCGTCAGGACCGTGCTGTTCGCGCCGGAGGACCTGGCCCTGGTGAAGGGCGATCCCGGCGAACGCCGGCGCTTCCTGGACGAGCTGATCACGGCACGCTCTCCTCGGATGGCCGGAGTGCGGTCGGACTACGAGCGGGTGCTCAAGCAGCGCAACACCCTGCTGAAGTCGGCGGCGATGGCGCGCCGGCACGGCGGCCGCTCCATGGACCTGTCGACCCTGGACGTCTGGGACCAGCACCTGGCCCGGGCCGGAGCGGAGCTGCTGGCGCGAAGGCTGGATCTGATCGCCACCCTGCAGCCGCTGACCGACAAGGCCTACGAGCAGCTGGCTCCCGGGGGCGGTCCGGTCACGCTGGAGTACCGCGGGTCGGCGGGCGGCGGCCCGGCCCGGTCGCGCGAGGAGCTGTGCGAGCAGCTCGTGGCCGCGCTGGGCGAAGCGCGCCGGCAGGAGATCGAGCGCGGGGTCACGCTCGTCGGACCGCACCGCGACGAGCTGCTGCTCAAGCTGGGCGAGATGCCGGCGAAGGGCTACGCGAGTCATGGCGAGTGCTGGTCCTACGCGCTCGCGCTGCGGCTGGCCTCGTACGACCTGCTGCGGGCCGAGGGGAACGAACCGGTGCTGGTGCTCGACGACGTGTTCGCCGAACTCGACGCCCGGCGGCGGGAGCGGCTGGCGGAGCTGGTGGCTCCGGGCGAGCAGGTGCTGGTGACGGCGGCGGTGGACGACGACGTTCCGGGGGTGCTGGCGGGGGCGCGGTACAGGGTCGCGGACGGAGTGGTGGAGCGCGTATGA
- the dnaN gene encoding DNA polymerase III subunit beta, whose amino-acid sequence MKIRVERDVLAEAVAWVARSLPARPPAPVLAGLLLKAEDGALSFSSFDYEVSARVSVEAEVEEDGTVLVSGRLLADICRALPNRPVEISTDGVRATVVCGSSRFTLHTLPVEEYPALPQMPTATGTVPGEVFASAAAQVAIAAGRDDTLPVLTGVRIEIEGDTVTLASTDRYRFAVREFLWKPESPDASAVALVPAKTLLDTAKALTSGDTVTLALSGSGSGEGLIGFEGAGRRTTTRLLEGDLPKYRTLFPTEFNSVAVIETAPFVEAVKRVALVAERNTPVRLSFEQGVLILEAGSSDDAQAVERVDAQLEGDDISIAFNPTFLLDGLSAIDSPVAQLSFTTSTKPALLSGKPAVDAEADEAYKYLIMPVRLSG is encoded by the coding sequence GTGAAGATCCGGGTGGAGCGCGATGTACTCGCGGAGGCGGTGGCGTGGGTGGCCCGGAGCCTCCCGGCACGTCCGCCGGCGCCCGTTCTCGCGGGCCTTCTTCTGAAGGCGGAGGACGGCGCGCTCAGCTTCTCCAGCTTCGACTACGAGGTCTCCGCGAGGGTCTCGGTCGAGGCCGAGGTCGAGGAGGACGGGACGGTCCTCGTCTCCGGCCGGCTTCTCGCCGACATCTGCCGCGCCCTCCCCAACCGCCCGGTGGAGATTTCCACAGACGGCGTACGGGCGACCGTGGTCTGCGGTTCCTCCCGCTTCACACTCCACACCCTTCCTGTGGAGGAGTACCCGGCGCTGCCGCAGATGCCCACCGCGACCGGCACCGTCCCCGGCGAGGTCTTCGCCTCGGCCGCCGCCCAGGTCGCCATCGCCGCCGGCCGCGACGACACGCTGCCCGTGCTCACCGGTGTGCGGATCGAGATCGAGGGGGACACCGTCACCCTGGCCTCCACCGACCGCTACCGCTTTGCGGTCCGCGAGTTCCTGTGGAAGCCGGAGTCCCCGGACGCCTCCGCGGTCGCCCTGGTGCCCGCCAAGACCCTGCTCGACACCGCCAAGGCCCTGACCAGCGGTGACACGGTCACGCTGGCGCTGTCCGGCTCTGGTTCCGGGGAGGGGCTGATCGGTTTCGAGGGCGCCGGGCGGCGGACGACCACGCGACTGCTCGAGGGCGACCTGCCGAAGTACCGGACGCTCTTCCCCACCGAGTTCAACTCGGTGGCCGTGATCGAGACCGCCCCGTTCGTCGAGGCCGTCAAGCGCGTCGCCCTCGTCGCCGAGCGCAACACGCCGGTCCGGCTCAGCTTCGAGCAGGGCGTGCTGATCCTGGAGGCCGGTTCCAGCGACGACGCACAGGCTGTGGAGCGGGTGGACGCCCAATTGGAGGGCGACGACATCTCGATCGCCTTCAACCCGACGTTCCTGCTGGACGGGCTCAGCGCCATCGACTCCCCGGTCGCGCAGCTCTCCTTCACCACCTCCACCAAGCCGGCGCTGCTCAGCGGCAAGCCCGCCGTGGACGCGGAGGCGGACGAGGCGTACAAGTACCTGATCATGCCGGTGCGCCTCAGCGGCTGA
- the gyrA gene encoding DNA gyrase subunit A — protein sequence MADETSPVPNGDAPAPVTTGTEEEGPQLRIEPVGLETEMQRSYLDYAMSVIVSRALPDVRDGLKPVHRRVLYAMYDGGYRPEKGFYKCARVVGDVMGTYHPHGDSSIYDALVRLAQPWSMRMPLVDSNGNFGSPGNDPAAAMRYTECKMAPLSMEMLRDIDEETVDFQDNYDGRNQEPTVLPSRFPNLLVNGSAGIAVGMATNIPPHNLREVAAGAQWALEHPEATHEELLDALIERIKGPDFPTGALVVGRKGIEEAYRTGRGSITMRAVVEVEEIQNRQCLVVTELPYQVNPDNLAQKIADLVKDGKVGGIADVRDETSSRTGQRLVIVLKRDAVAKVVLNNLYKHTDLQTNFGANMLALVDGVPRTLSLDAFIRHWVTHQIEVIVRRTKFRLRKAEERAHILRGLLKALDAIDEVIALIRRSETVEVAREGLMGLLEIDEIQANAILEMQLRRLAALERQKIVQEHDELQAKINEYNRILASPEKQRGIVSEELAALVEKFGDDRRSKLVPFDGDMSIEDLIAEEDIVVTITRGGYVKRTKTDDYRSQKRGGKGVRGTKLKEDDIVDHFFVSTTHHWLLFFTNKGRVYRAKAYELPDAGRDARGQHVANLLAFQPDEQIAEILAIRDYEAAPYLVLATKAGLVKKTPLKDYDSPRSGGVIAINLRETEDGRDDELIGAELVSAEDDLLLISRKAQSIRFTATDEALRPMGRATSGVKGMSFREGDELLSMNVVRPGTFVFTATDGGYAKRTAVDEYRVQGRGGLGIKAAKIVEDRGSLVGALVVEETDEILAITLSGGVIRTRVNEVRETGRDTMGVQLINLGKRDAVVGIARNAEAGREAEEVDGVEGAEEGAEAGTPEATADAGNGQGAEPSASEHDEE from the coding sequence ATGGCCGACGAGACCTCCCCCGTCCCCAACGGGGACGCCCCCGCTCCCGTCACCACCGGCACCGAAGAGGAAGGCCCGCAGCTGCGGATCGAGCCCGTCGGGCTCGAGACGGAGATGCAGCGCTCCTACCTCGACTACGCGATGTCCGTCATCGTGTCGCGTGCGCTGCCCGACGTGCGGGACGGCCTCAAGCCCGTCCACCGCCGTGTGCTGTACGCCATGTACGACGGCGGCTACCGGCCCGAGAAGGGCTTCTACAAGTGCGCCCGCGTCGTCGGTGACGTCATGGGTACGTACCACCCGCACGGCGACTCCTCGATCTACGACGCGCTGGTCCGTCTCGCGCAGCCGTGGTCGATGCGGATGCCGCTGGTGGACTCGAACGGAAACTTCGGTTCCCCGGGCAACGACCCGGCGGCCGCCATGCGCTACACCGAGTGCAAGATGGCGCCGCTGTCCATGGAGATGCTCCGGGACATCGACGAGGAGACCGTCGACTTCCAGGACAACTACGACGGCCGCAACCAGGAGCCGACGGTCCTGCCGTCACGCTTCCCGAACCTGCTGGTCAACGGCAGCGCCGGTATCGCCGTCGGTATGGCCACCAACATCCCTCCGCACAATCTGCGCGAGGTCGCGGCCGGAGCCCAATGGGCCCTGGAGCACCCGGAGGCCACTCACGAGGAGCTCCTCGACGCGCTGATCGAGCGGATCAAGGGCCCTGACTTCCCGACCGGTGCGCTGGTCGTGGGCCGCAAGGGCATCGAGGAGGCGTACCGCACCGGTCGCGGCTCCATCACGATGCGCGCGGTCGTCGAGGTCGAGGAGATCCAGAACCGCCAGTGCCTGGTGGTCACGGAGCTTCCCTACCAGGTCAACCCGGACAACCTCGCGCAGAAGATCGCCGACCTGGTGAAGGACGGCAAGGTCGGCGGCATCGCCGACGTCCGGGACGAGACCTCGTCCCGCACGGGTCAGCGCCTCGTCATCGTGCTGAAGCGCGACGCCGTCGCCAAGGTCGTCCTCAACAACCTGTACAAGCACACCGACCTGCAGACGAACTTCGGCGCCAACATGCTGGCGCTGGTCGACGGGGTGCCGCGCACGCTGTCGCTGGACGCGTTCATCCGCCACTGGGTGACGCATCAGATCGAGGTCATCGTCCGCCGGACGAAGTTCCGGCTGCGCAAGGCCGAGGAGCGCGCCCACATCCTGCGCGGTCTGCTCAAGGCACTCGACGCGATCGACGAGGTCATCGCGCTGATCCGGCGCAGCGAGACGGTCGAGGTCGCACGCGAGGGCCTGATGGGCCTGCTGGAGATCGACGAGATCCAGGCCAACGCGATCCTCGAGATGCAGCTGCGCCGGCTGGCCGCCCTGGAGCGCCAGAAGATCGTGCAGGAGCACGACGAGCTCCAGGCGAAGATCAACGAGTACAACCGGATCCTCGCCTCCCCCGAGAAGCAGCGCGGCATCGTCAGTGAGGAACTGGCCGCCCTCGTCGAGAAGTTCGGCGACGACCGGCGCTCCAAGCTCGTGCCCTTCGACGGCGACATGTCCATCGAGGACCTGATCGCCGAGGAGGACATCGTCGTCACGATCACGCGTGGCGGCTATGTGAAGCGCACGAAGACCGACGACTACCGCTCGCAGAAGCGCGGCGGCAAGGGCGTGCGGGGCACGAAGCTCAAGGAAGACGACATCGTCGACCACTTCTTCGTCTCCACCACGCACCACTGGCTGCTGTTCTTCACCAACAAGGGACGGGTCTACCGGGCCAAGGCGTACGAGCTGCCGGACGCCGGCCGCGACGCCCGCGGCCAGCACGTCGCCAACCTGCTGGCCTTCCAGCCGGACGAGCAGATCGCCGAGATCCTCGCGATCCGCGACTACGAGGCCGCGCCCTACCTGGTCCTCGCCACCAAGGCGGGCCTGGTGAAGAAGACCCCGCTGAAGGACTACGACTCCCCGCGCTCCGGCGGCGTCATCGCGATCAACCTCCGCGAGACGGAGGACGGCAGGGATGACGAGCTGATCGGCGCCGAGCTGGTGTCGGCCGAGGACGATCTGCTGCTGATCAGCAGGAAGGCCCAGTCGATCCGGTTCACCGCGACGGACGAAGCGCTGCGGCCGATGGGCCGTGCCACGTCGGGGGTGAAGGGCATGAGTTTCCGCGAGGGCGACGAACTCCTGTCGATGAATGTGGTGCGGCCCGGTACTTTCGTGTTCACTGCCACGGACGGCGGGTACGCCAAGCGGACCGCCGTCGACGAGTACCGCGTCCAGGGCCGCGGTGGCCTCGGCATCAAGGCCGCCAAGATCGTGGAGGACCGCGGTTCGCTGGTCGGCGCGCTGGTGGTCGAGGAGACCGACGAGATCCTCGCCATCACGTTGTCCGGTGGTGTGATTCGTACGCGAGTCAATGAAGTCAGGGAGACGGGCCGTGACACCATGGGCGTCCAACTGATCAACCTCGGCAAGCGGGATGCCGTCGTGGGTATCGCG
- the gyrB gene encoding DNA topoisomerase (ATP-hydrolyzing) subunit B yields MLCQKGRFVADSGNPNENIPSTAADQTREGLGPSSYDASAITVLEGLDAVRKRPGMYIGSTGERGLHHLVQEVVDNSVDEALAGHADTIDVTILADGGVRVVDNGRGIPVDIHPVEKKPAVEVVLTVLHAGGKFGGGGYAVSGGLHGVGVSVVNALSTRVSVEIKRDGYRWTQDYKTGVPTAPLAKHEPVEDSGTTVTFWADPDIFETTEYSFETLSRRFQEMAFLNKGLTLTLTDERESAKATVGADDPDAEAAAEPQARTVKYHYEGGIVDFVTYLNSRKGELIHPTVIDIEAEDKERLLSVEVAMQWNSQYSEGVYSFANTIHTHEGGTHEEGFRAALTGLVNRYARDRKLLREKDDNLTGEDIREGLTAIISVKLGEPQFEGQTKTKLGNTEAKTFVQKVVNEHLTDWFDRNPNEAADIVRKGIQAATARVAARKARDLTRRKGLLESASLPGKLSDCQSNDPTKCEIFIVEGDSAGGSAKSGRNPMYQAILPIRGKILNVEKARVDKILQNTEVQALISAFGTGIHEDFDIEKLRYHKIILMADADVDGQHINTLLLTFLFRFMRPLVEAGHVFLSRPPLYKIKWGRDDFEYAYSDRERDALVELGKQQGKRIKEDSIQRFKGLGEMNAEELRVTTMDVEHRVLGQVTLDDAAQADDLFSVLMGEDVEARRSFIQRNAKDVRFLDI; encoded by the coding sequence GTGCTGTGCCAGAAAGGGCGCTTCGTGGCCGATTCCGGCAACCCCAACGAGAACATTCCTTCCACTGCCGCCGACCAGACCCGCGAGGGCCTGGGGCCGTCCTCGTACGACGCCAGCGCGATCACCGTCCTCGAGGGTCTGGACGCGGTCCGCAAGCGCCCCGGCATGTACATCGGGTCGACCGGTGAGCGTGGTCTTCATCACCTCGTCCAGGAGGTCGTCGACAATTCCGTGGACGAGGCCCTGGCCGGGCACGCGGACACGATCGACGTGACGATCCTCGCCGACGGCGGGGTCAGGGTCGTGGACAACGGCCGTGGCATCCCCGTCGACATCCACCCCGTGGAGAAGAAGCCGGCCGTCGAGGTCGTCCTCACCGTCCTGCACGCGGGCGGCAAGTTCGGAGGCGGCGGCTACGCCGTGTCCGGCGGTCTGCACGGCGTCGGTGTGAGCGTCGTCAACGCGCTCTCCACCAGGGTCTCGGTGGAGATCAAGCGTGACGGCTACCGGTGGACGCAGGACTACAAGACGGGCGTGCCCACCGCCCCGCTGGCGAAGCACGAACCGGTCGAGGACTCGGGCACCACGGTCACGTTCTGGGCCGACCCGGACATCTTCGAGACGACGGAGTACTCCTTCGAGACGCTCTCGCGTCGCTTCCAGGAGATGGCCTTCCTCAACAAGGGCCTCACTCTCACGCTGACGGACGAGCGCGAGTCCGCGAAGGCGACCGTCGGCGCGGACGACCCGGACGCGGAGGCGGCGGCCGAGCCCCAGGCGCGCACGGTCAAGTACCACTACGAGGGCGGCATCGTCGACTTCGTGACGTACCTGAACTCGCGCAAGGGCGAGCTGATCCACCCCACGGTCATCGACATCGAGGCCGAGGACAAGGAGCGGCTGCTCTCCGTCGAGGTCGCGATGCAGTGGAACTCGCAGTACAGCGAGGGTGTCTACTCCTTCGCGAACACGATCCACACGCACGAGGGCGGTACCCACGAGGAGGGCTTTCGCGCCGCGCTCACGGGTCTGGTCAACCGTTACGCCAGGGACCGGAAGCTGCTGCGCGAGAAGGACGACAACCTCACCGGTGAGGACATCCGCGAAGGCCTGACCGCGATCATCTCGGTCAAGCTGGGCGAGCCCCAGTTCGAGGGCCAGACCAAGACCAAGCTGGGCAACACGGAGGCGAAGACCTTCGTCCAGAAGGTGGTCAACGAGCACCTCACCGACTGGTTCGACCGCAACCCCAACGAGGCGGCGGACATCGTCCGCAAGGGCATCCAGGCCGCCACGGCCCGTGTCGCCGCCCGCAAGGCCCGCGACCTGACGCGCCGCAAGGGCCTGCTGGAGAGCGCCTCGCTGCCGGGCAAGCTGTCCGACTGCCAGTCGAACGACCCCACCAAGTGCGAGATCTTCATCGTCGAGGGTGACTCCGCCGGCGGCTCGGCCAAGTCCGGCCGCAACCCGATGTACCAGGCCATCCTGCCGATCCGAGGCAAGATCCTGAACGTCGAGAAGGCGCGGGTCGACAAGATCCTCCAGAACACCGAGGTCCAGGCCCTGATCTCGGCCTTCGGCACCGGTATCCACGAAGACTTCGACATCGAGAAGCTTCGCTATCACAAGATCATCCTGATGGCGGACGCCGACGTCGACGGCCAGCACATCAACACCCTGCTGCTGACCTTCCTCTTCCGCTTCATGCGGCCGCTGGTCGAGGCGGGCCACGTGTTCCTCTCCCGTCCCCCGCTCTACAAGATCAAGTGGGGCCGCGACGACTTCGAGTACGCGTACTCGGACCGGGAGCGCGACGCCCTCGTCGAGCTCGGCAAGCAGCAGGGCAAGCGGATCAAGGAAGACTCGATCCAGCGCTTCAAGGGCCTTGGTGAGATGAACGCCGAGGAACTGCGCGTCACCACGATGGACGTCGAGCACCGGGTCCTCGGCCAGGTCACGCTGGACGACGCCGCGCAGGCGGACGACCTGTTCTCGGTGCTGATGGGCGAGGACGTCGAGGCACGGCGCTCCTTCATCCAGCGCAACGCCAAGGACGTCCGCTTCCTCGACATCTGA
- the rnpA gene encoding ribonuclease P protein component yields MLPTENRLRRREDFATAVRRGRRAGRPLLVVHLRSGSTDPHAPGESAPPTRAGFVVSKAVGGAVVRNRVKRRLRHLMRERLSELPPGSLVVVRALPGAGDAEHAQLARDLDAALQRLQGGGAR; encoded by the coding sequence GTGCTGCCTACCGAAAATCGGCTGAGGCGGCGCGAGGACTTCGCGACCGCGGTACGCCGGGGACGCCGGGCCGGACGCCCGCTTCTCGTCGTCCATCTTCGCAGCGGTTCAACGGACCCGCACGCGCCTGGGGAGAGCGCTCCCCCGACGCGTGCGGGTTTCGTCGTGAGCAAGGCGGTAGGTGGTGCGGTGGTGCGGAACCGGGTGAAGCGCCGGCTACGCCACCTGATGCGCGAACGACTGTCCGAGCTGCCCCCCGGTAGCCTGGTGGTCGTACGGGCGCTGCCCGGAGCGGGCGACGCCGAGCATGCACAGCTGGCCCGAGACCTGGACGCCGCTCTCCAGCGGCTGCAGGGAGGGGGCGCGCGATGA